The Sporohalobacter salinus genomic sequence TGTTTGGACTAATTTATTTTTAGCTGCAGTAACACCTTTTCAGAGTGGCGGTGGGCCGATGCAGGTTTATTTGATGTATCGGAAGAATAATTTAGAAGTTCCAAAGGGAATTGTTATTACGTCTATGAAGTTTATGATTGGGCTGTTATTTTTTGCTGTAGTTAGCCCATTAATTATAATTTCATATCCTCAATTATTGCCAGAAAATAGGTTTAAATATATATTTTATTATATAGTTTTTTTCTTTGCTATAACTGGAACTCTTTATTTATTAATTATTCTCTTTCCAAAGAGAATAAAAGGGTTTTTATACATAATAGTTGATCTATTAGATAGAGTTAATTTTATTAATTCTAAATATACAACTAAATTATTAAAATTTGGGGTGCGGAATATAAATGAATTTAATAATAGCTTAAAGGTATATTTAACGGAAAGTAGGAAAAACTTATTGTTAAGTATTGTTTACACTGTACTTTTCTTATTAGTTCAATTTAGTATTCCAATCTTATTAATTAAGGCTTTAGGTTTTGAGGTTTCCAGTTTAAAGATTATTTTTAATCAGATAATTTTAACGACAGTAATGTATTTTACTCCTACACCAGGAGGTAGTGGTATAGCTGAAGGTGGATTTATGTTATTATTCTTGCAGTATGTACCTAAGTATTCAATTGGAATATTGATTTTATTATGGAGATTTTTTGCTGTTTATTTAGGAGTGATTTTTGGATTTTATATCTTTATTA encodes the following:
- a CDS encoding lysylphosphatidylglycerol synthase transmembrane domain-containing protein; this translates as MDKKIKKGLTFFYIVSLLVIGGIIYYTANFETWQQLFKLKLKYLVLTLLLTCIMWLFDFMRIKELAKGIGEDISFSLGLKLVWTNLFLAAVTPFQSGGGPMQVYLMYRKNNLEVPKGIVITSMKFMIGLLFFAVVSPLIIISYPQLLPENRFKYIFYYIVFFFAITGTLYLLIILFPKRIKGFLYIIVDLLDRVNFINSKYTTKLLKFGVRNINEFNNSLKVYLTESRKNLLLSIVYTVLFLLVQFSIPILLIKALGFEVSSLKIIFNQIILTTVMYFTPTPGGSGIAEGGFMLLFLQYVPKYSIGILILLWRFFAVYLGVIFGFYIFIKVLGKVTLGRIMNIETEGS